Genomic window (Drosophila sulfurigaster albostrigata strain 15112-1811.04 chromosome 2R, ASM2355843v2, whole genome shotgun sequence):
GTTGCCCCAGGCCAAGGAACCTGCTTAACGCATATACTCGTAGTCCTTACTCATTGTGACAGTTTGCTACACATAACTTTATCTCTCTGTATTTCAATCTGTAGCTGTATCCCTGTATCTGTAACTTTTTCCGTAAGCATATCTGTCTCAATGACTACGTTTCTCTgccgttgttttttttatgttgcgCGACTCGACTGTATTTATGGGCGTGCCATGGCAGCACGGAACTGCCGTCATATTGTGGAAATTGTGCAAAAAACATGCACATCCTCTGACTTCTTTTGCTTTCCCTGTGGCGTCTGTTTTCAGGCACTTTGACACAAGCGGTGTTGCCTTGTCTAGCGCACATGTGTCACAATTGCTGCCAACGGCATGCAATATGTAGATTTAAATGAACAATTCAACTTCTGAAACTTGAAGTTAccgaaaaatattcaatgctTTAAGAGTCTATCTCTCTTTAAGCAAACTAATTAAGGCCAAAAAGCCAAATGGCATTGGAAAACTACTTTAAATATGCTGGTCGGTGgccataaataaacacaaatacatatttgcaaatGTCCAAACGGAAAATGGAAAGTTTTGCgccaaagaaaaacaacaagaaaaggaCAAGTTTGCAAGGAGCACAAAAAGTTTGTCTTTGCGGCCGCaaataaaacttgtttttatttcgcttgCTCCTTTTAACATACATACGTTTTCTTCTTCGTGTCGTGGCATTAAAagtgaatgtatgtgtgtacatcaAAGTGAAATGGAGGAGGAGAACACTTGGGAGcgtataaataatttattatgcatttaaCGTAGGGGCTATCGTTTAATGTATTAATCATTTCAGTGAGAGAGCAATTCCATGGAAATGGAAATCTTAAGagtattgcatacttttgtgcggcTCGTTTAAAATATGGCCAGCAAGTTCACaaagaatttataattaagtGTAGTCAGCTTTGGCGAGGGTCTACTGTACCTACAACTTGCACGAATTTCAACTTTTAGTTTGGGTTTTTTGGGGTCGCAGCAGTGGCAATTTCAAGTGGAGGCcaagtaaaataaagaaagcaagcaaaaaaaaactgtagcATGCTTTTAGGCAGCAATTAATTTTGTCTTCTCTCTCaccgttcgttcgttcgttcgctgctgctgctgctcctgcgaTGAATTTGTTGCGCTGGCCAGGCAACGTGGAGAGCGCACTGACCATGACAAATgagctgctgcaactgctgccaaACCATGAGCGTGCGAATGGCAACAAGAAGTTCTACGAAAAGGAAATTGCCCACCTGAAGGAGCTGCGCAAAATGAAGGGCGACGACGGCACCGATGAAATGCCCATTTCCGACTTGGTAATGTGTCAATTGGATTTCATCTACAACATTAATTCTAAATGCATTTCTCAAACTATAGCCTGTGGCCAAGAGTGATCCTGGCGTATTCGATATGACCGAACGCAAGGCCTACGAAATGCTTTGCCGTGGAGAATTGAAACCTTCGCCAGCTGAGCTGCGTCCACTGCGCTGCCGTTATGTGACAAACAATGTGCCCTTTTTGCGGATTGCACCACTCAAGCTGGAAGAGGCCCACAAGGATCCCTACATTGTGATCTATCACGACGCGATGTACGACAGCGAAATTGAGATTATTAAGCGCATGGCGCGTCCTCGCTTCCGCCGTGCCACAGTGCAAAACTCTGTGACTGGAGCGCTGGAAACAGCGAACTATCGCATCAGCAAATCCGCTTGGTTGAAGACCGCCGAGCATCGTGTCATTAGCACAGTTGTGCAGCGTACTGCCGACATGACGGGCCTCGATATGGACTCCGCGGAGGAACTGCAAGTAGTCAATTACGGTATTGGCGGTCACTACGAGCCACACTTTGACTTTGCGCGGGTAAGTTTGAGGTCTGACCTCGGGCAGaacaaattgttaaagttTGGTTTGACTTGCAGCGAGAGGAGAAACGTGCCTTCGAGGGTCTCAATCTAGGCAATCGCATTGCCACCATGTTGTTCTATGTAAGTTTAACGAGCTGCAactaaattttgaaaactcGTGCCAAACTTTAGTTatctctttttgttgttggccctTTCGCAGATGACCGACGTGGAGCAGGGAGGCGCCACAGTTTTCACCTCACTGCATGCTGCACTGTGGCCCAAAAAAGGTTTGTCGAAGCAGAAACAAGGTCATCCCAAATCGATGTTAGTCTATGTatcgtattttatttgcagGGCACGGCAGCATATTGGATGAATCTGCATCGCTCAGGCGAGGGAGACGTGAGAACGCGACATGCTGCATGTCCAGTGCTAACAGGCTCCAAATGGGGTGAGTTTCTTTACCATCTTTACtatcatttattaaaactgCAACTGAGTTATGTTCTCTTTTAGTGTCCAACAAGTGGATACATGAGCGTGGTCAGGAGTTTAGAAGACCCTGCGATCTGACTGCGGATCATGGTGATTTCGCCATCTAGAGAGGAATGCTCAAGCTGTCGCTTTATCTCAACTGCCAGCTGCCCCACGTGCTTACTTACACCTACTCTACTTACATACCTTTATCTATATGCTCCAGCCAGCCGGAAATCGGTTTCTATTCCTATTGTACATACAGCATCTACACCTATAACATACACACCTAAAATGGAGGCCCGGCTGttgcaacacaaaaaacgaacaaaacacacaaatactgtttttttttctcaactAACTGTCAACAGTTTTTGACATTAGTTTCATCATAGGCATGCTactattattgaatttatcaaaacatttttgtatattgatagtTTTAATCTCTAGACGaagaaaacaagaacaacaaacaatctCATTTAAAACGAACTTACTGATATACTCTACACTTTGCAAagagtgtaaaataaaaatacgagAAATTGCAAATGCTGTGAGTgacacaattttatttcgcTGTGCCACAATGGGAGTGCATACTGTGGCAAATAGATAACGATGTGTGGGTGTTTGCATAAATCGGTTGCTGGTAAAAAGTGCATACAAcatgtgttgcatactttgcagcGCCAAcggcaaattcaatttacgcGGACAGCAAAGTGCAGCAAGTGAATGTATGTGATGTGTTCTtttgtgagagtgtgtgtgtgtgtgtgttggagaGTGAGAGTCGTTGTCAATGGacactgagtgtgtgtgtgtgtgtctatttgatttatttgctgccGCATAAATTGAGAAGCTTGTTCCGTGGGatttcaaatgtaaaatgCAACACACGAGGTgggaaaattgaatattagAAAAGTTGTTGATGTTCCCGTCATCgttgtgctgttgttgactTAGCCACATCTGTTTTTGTTGCGTGTGGATACGTGACAGTATTAACTGGAATATTTTacgcgtttttttttgggccatTAGAAAGGTAAATAGCAAGCATAAGCTGAGCTGTTCTTTGCTCTCGACATTCATTAGCCAACAGTTCGTTGGCCAGGTCGATACATTTTccacttttcaattttcacaatGTTCGAACAAAGTTTTAGCATAGTCAGTATTCTATTGCTCTGCAGCAGTCTCTGCATAAGTGCTGTCAATGGCGAGTTTTATTCGTCCGCTGATAAAATGATGGAACTGGAGAATTTGGAGAAGGAGCTGGTGATTGCCACGCGTAACTTCTTGACAGACCAGGAGAAGCAGCTCGACGAGTATCGCAGGTATGAAAATGTTCCACACACAGAAGTGTTGCACGTAGCGGCtgattgatgttgttgttgacagtTTCGTGGCACGTGTGAAGCGTGAGCATGAAGTGGTCGAGCAGCAGGGCGACGATTACTGGGAGCTGCCGTTGAATACATTTCGCTTGACCAGACGTCTGGTCGAGGACTGGGAAAAGTTGCACGCACAGCTGGAGGACAATCCGATAACGAACAGTTCGTGTTGATTTTGTTTCGAGCATTTGCTGggcattatttaaattaattcaacttCTGCTTAGCTTACCAGGTGGTAGTGGATTTCGTCGCCAAAGAGCTTGGCTTTCCAGAACTCGACGATCTGCGTGGCATTGCCAGAGGTTTTGTGCGGCTGCAGAAAACCTACAACATTTCAGCTTCTGATTTTGCTGCTGGCACTGAATTCTCTACAGGCACATTTTTCCTGTGGCGTGATTGCTATGAAATTGGTGTCCATCTGTACGATCAGGCGGATTATAAAGCGGCACTGGAGTGGTTAATCTTGGCATACGATATGCTCGAAGAGGCGGACATCGAAGAGGTGAAGAAGTTTAATCTTGATGTGCTCGAGTACTTGGCCTTGACGTACATTGAGCTGGGCGAAAAACAAATGGCAGTTGACATTTTGGCAGATGCTGTGCCGGAGGATTCCTCACTGCCTGCCCTACATACACTCAAGTACTTGGAGAAGAGAACTGAAAAATGTCCGGatcaagaagaagaaatgGATTGGAGGGCCAACTATACGATACTATGTCAGGGCAAGCATCTGCCGAGGAATGAGCCAGAGGATAAAACTCTGCGTTGCTATCGCGACTCAAAGCGTCATCCGTTCTTCCGACTTGCGCCATTGAATGTGGAGGAAGCGCATCGCAATCCGGATATTCATGTGTATCACGGTGTGCTGAGCGATGTGCAAATTGAGGAAATCTATGTGGCAGCCGAAGACAAGACCAAGGTGCGGTCCACGCTTCATGGCAATCGCGTGAGCGATATTCGTGTCAGTCAACAGGTTTGGCTCAACTACGACACGCCCATCATGGAATGGCTTAAGAGGTTGACTGGCGCCATCTCTGGACTCGATATGCACTACGATGAGCTAATGCAGGTGGCCGATTATGGCATTGGCGGTCAATATACACCACATTTTGACTATATGTCTTCACTGAGCGGCGAATTTGAGATCATGGGCAATCGCATTGCCACGGTTATGTATTATGTGGGTTTGAGTCACTTTTGTTCTATGGCAAATTTTAAATCTGATTTACTTTCCAGCTCTCTGATGTGGAGCAAGGTGGCTATACGGTATTTCCTAAGCTCAATGTATTCCTGCAGCCCATTAAGGGATCCATGGTCATGTGGCACAATCAACTGCGATCGCTGGAAAATGATGAGCGCACTTTCCATGCTGGTTGTCCGGTGCTCGAGGGTTTCAAGCGAAGTAAGTGTTCagaataaatttgtaatatctgtaatttcttatttacatttcttattttttagtCAGCAACATTTGGGTGCATTCCACTAGACAAGAGTTCCTCAGGCCTTGCACACTTAACAAAAAATGAGTAGC
Coding sequences:
- the LOC133838748 gene encoding prolyl 4-hydroxylase subunit alpha-1, with protein sequence MMRCCWQLTLGVLLLLGLMSWHGVRGEVYTALAEMEELLETESVLISNLEGYIRVQEDKLSYLKNKMDEYQREHADASSDITAYVSNPINAYLLTKRLTTDWRQVENLMEHDVGTDFVQNLTQYRNVLKFPSDEDLNGAAVALLRLQDTYQLDTSSVARGKLNGIQYSTAMSSDDCFELGRQSYVNRDYYHTVLWMNEAMARMLEEPHNQTQSFTRADLLEYLAFSTYKQGNVESALTMTNELLQLLPNHERANGNKKFYEKEIAHLKELRKMKGDDGTDEMPISDLPVAKSDPGVFDMTERKAYEMLCRGELKPSPAELRPLRCRYVTNNVPFLRIAPLKLEEAHKDPYIVIYHDAMYDSEIEIIKRMARPRFRRATVQNSVTGALETANYRISKSAWLKTAEHRVISTVVQRTADMTGLDMDSAEELQVVNYGIGGHYEPHFDFARREEKRAFEGLNLGNRIATMLFYMTDVEQGGATVFTSLHAALWPKKGTAAYWMNLHRSGEGDVRTRHAACPVLTGSKWVSNKWIHERGQEFRRPCDLTADHGDFAI
- the LOC133838751 gene encoding prolyl 4-hydroxylase subunit alpha-1, translated to MFEQSFSIVSILLLCSSLCISAVNGEFYSSADKMMELENLEKELVIATRNFLTDQEKQLDEYRSFVARVKREHEVVEQQGDDYWELPLNTFRLTRRLVEDWEKLHAQLEDNPITNTYQVVVDFVAKELGFPELDDLRGIARGFVRLQKTYNISASDFAAGTEFSTGTFFLWRDCYEIGVHLYDQADYKAALEWLILAYDMLEEADIEEVKKFNLDVLEYLALTYIELGEKQMAVDILADAVPEDSSLPALHTLKYLEKRTEKCPDQEEEMDWRANYTILCQGKHLPRNEPEDKTLRCYRDSKRHPFFRLAPLNVEEAHRNPDIHVYHGVLSDVQIEEIYVAAEDKTKVRSTLHGNRVSDIRVSQQVWLNYDTPIMEWLKRLTGAISGLDMHYDELMQVADYGIGGQYTPHFDYMSSLSGEFEIMGNRIATVMYYLSDVEQGGYTVFPKLNVFLQPIKGSMVMWHNQLRSLENDERTFHAGCPVLEGFKRISNIWVHSTRQEFLRPCTLNKK